Proteins encoded by one window of Musa acuminata AAA Group cultivar baxijiao chromosome BXJ2-9, Cavendish_Baxijiao_AAA, whole genome shotgun sequence:
- the LOC103999127 gene encoding zinc finger protein AZF3-like, with the protein MAVDTVETAVALVPPQPPPRSEMSEDELPPVEGWAKRKRSKRHHRFFDHPPTEEEYLALCLMMLARGGSGHHLPTVSTACAAATPTPTAKVGFKCSVCGKAFGSYQALGGHKASHRKLNASSGGEEPSAAASPAASASGSSTAAAGATTTGGKVHQCSVCFKTFPTGQALGGHKRRHYDGSLGSGSATASTASEGASSSRKGFDLNLPATAEFALDVSRLCVAMAEEEEVQSPMAFKKARLLIPA; encoded by the coding sequence ATGGCCGTGGACACTGTCGAGACTGCCGTCGCTTTGGTTCCGCCGCAGCCGCCGCCGAGATCGGAGATGAGCGAGGACGAGCTCCCGCCCGTCGAGGGGTGGGCGAAGCGGAAGCGCTCGAAGCGCCACCACCGTTTCTTCGACCACCCGCCGACCGAGGAGGAGTACCTGGCCCTCTGCCTCATGATGCTCGCCCGCGGCGGCTCCGGCCACCACCTCCCGACCGTCTCCACCGCCTGTGCCGCGGCGACTCCTACGCCCACCGCGAAGGTCGGGTTCAAGTGCTCCGTCTGCGGCAAGGCCTTCGGTTCCTACCAAGCGCTAGGAGGGCACAAGGCCAGCCACCGCAAGCTCAACGCCAGCAGCGGCGGGGAGGAGccctccgccgccgcgtccccggCCGCTTCCGCTTCCGGCTCCTCCACCGCCGCAGCAGGCGCCACCACCACCGGCGGCAAAGTGCACCAGTGCTCCGTGTGCTTCAAGACGTTCCCGACGGGGCAGGCGCTGGGCGGGCACAAGAGGAGACACTACGATGGGAGCCTCGGCAGCGGGTCGGCCACCGCGTCGACGGCGTCGGAGGGCGCCAGCTCGAGCCGCAAGGGGTTCGATCTGAACCTACCGGCGACGGCGGAGTTCGCGTTGGATGTCAGCCGGCTGTGCGTGGccatggcggaggaggaggaagtgcAGAGCCCGATGGCCTTCAAGAAGGCGAGACTTCTGATTCCGGCGTAG